Below is a window of Humulus lupulus chromosome 9, drHumLupu1.1, whole genome shotgun sequence DNA.
TTATTCCCCAAACTTTCAAATGTTGTACCTTTAGTTCGTAAGATGTGTCATTCTATATTAAGCTTGATTGAAACTGTGCTATTATCTTGGTCTGCGAATATTTGGTCGTCAAATCAATTTTAATGATTCTAAAGTTTAGGGATCAGGATGTAATCATGTATCATCTTGTATAGTTGAGATCACATTTCAATAAGGTAAACTTGTAAAAGAGAGCATGTATATTTTCTCcatgtaaaattatattttgcTAATCTTAATGCTTTGCTTACACTTGCAGGGGAATGGTATCATTTACATTTCTTTGTGGATCAATGTATTTGGGACTTGTCATCTTATCATGAGGTACAACCTGCTTTCTTCTAGTGTTTGCAATGatttaacatatatttatatttgatgATTGCAAACATATATTGCATTTATAGCCTATAATTTATAGGTACAATGTCATTTGTGAAATTCCTTTCTCTGATACTTGTGGCATAATTGTATTAAATTGTTTAGTTCACTATTACTGTCATTCAACTTTATTTGTAAATTGACCAGTATTTTGTTGAAATTGTTTGTTGGTTAGTGTGGATACTTTCAATTTATGCTGAATAATTGAAATTCAATACCATGTATTACATTGTTAGGATATTTACTATTAAATTAATGTTTTCAGCTTAAGAAGCTTatatattttttctccccacacATTTATGTTGTTTAAAGAGACCTTAAAATTTTCTTAGTACTTGATGTGTCAATGGTAATTTACTTTATAATtgttgaaaatatattttccaataACAACCCTGGtcaacaataaaataaataataataataataacaatatatgTGTATGTTCTCCTATTTAAATCATTTCATTGGAATGGATTTATGTTCCTCAACCGCACTACTAGACTTGTTTTGTGCTAGACAACAAATTAAAATGGAAAGCAAACGAGATTGTGTGATTTGCTTAGAACTTGGAGATTTATTATTCTGGCAGTTTTCTGTGAAGAATGTTAGCTAATCTTTAATAGCTTCTCTGTTTAAAGATTTATTTTATGGCtaaatttgttttttttccttttttcttgttctttcctTTTCAGGATTAGAGTCTTGGGTCCAATCTCATCTTGGGGTTGCAGAGAACTCATATATATGTGTTTCATTCCAAATTTTGTAGCCTGATTCAATTGATACTAAAAAATATTTATGCCTTCATTATTTTAACCCTTTTTATTGAGGGTTACATGtgattattttcataattttttatagGAGCTTTTTATTTTACTCATATATATCTGTTCTTGTAGAGGCTGGAGAGTGATTTAAACAATTGACATGAACTGCTTAATCCAATGTGTATTCATATATTGTAGAAGAGCTACTATTGGTTTGATTCTTCTTTTGCTTCTTGTTCATGTTGCAGTCCAagtttaattttattgatttggTTCTCAAGTCTTGCTATCTTACCTTCCACCATAGCTATTAATCGAACTTCTCCTAAATTTCTTTTGACAGCTAATTATGAAGTTCTTTCTTTTGATAGCTTCTTTGAAGTGTTCCACATTTTTGTAACTAAACTGTAAAAGTTTTCTCCATCTTTTAAAGCTAGACTGATAATTTTTTGTTCTTAGTATTTTGCTTGTGACAACAATAATCCTGACTGTAATTTTGTTGGTGTAATTTGTGCAGACCATCATGGTTAGTAGATGGTAACAGAATCTCTACAAAGATCAAGAGTGCCTCTAGCAACCATGATCTTGAAAGAATTAATTGGAAAAGCTACCCCGCTAGAGCCTGTCCTAATTGTGAATTTGTGATTGACAACAATGAAGTAAGATTTCCACTATTTCTTTATCCTCTGTGAATACAGATTGTGTTTTGTTTCGGACAATAGTAAGCACTAAATAAAGACTGCAGTCAATAATAACTAACTACACATGACTTTACAATGTCGTCAATGATTGTAAACTACAATTTCACTTTtctatttctttgtttgtttgaaACATTAGTTGGATATATTAGTTGGTAAAGAAAACTCCTCTGCCCCTAGAAAATTGCATTGAAATAAGGACTTGTGCAAGTACTGGTAGTAAATACTCTCTCTCTTCTTCGCACAGGTATAAAAATGACCTCTTCATCCTTCTCTTCCTTACTCCTCTCTGCATTTTCACAGAGGCGCTCTTTAATTTTTCACAAACTGTTCGACCTTCAAGGCCCCCCTTCTCTGACCTCTCTCTCTGCTACGAGTTCTCCAATAGCCCAATTCTCTGTTCTTGATTTTAgagagcccctctctctctcagtGCAGACTGCAAAAAATATCGATTTGATAAATCTCTCTTCATATTTCACCCCCATAGACGAGAACAGTATTAGTTGAATTTATGTCTCTTCATTTGTAACATGTCGATTTGATAAATATCTGAATGGCTCTAATACAGGAACAATATTCGTTGAATTTTTATGgttgctttatttatttatttgctttcATTTTACTCAAACCAAAAAATCCATCTAAATGAAAAAAACTATTCGTGAATAGCTTTTGGTTTGTCTATAGTTATATTAAAGTTTTAGTTTGCTTACCTAGTTTGGGCTCCAATTTTTGCTTTTCCTATTGATTTGGGCCTTgatgtttgtgtttattttcttttatctcaTTTAATAGGTTGGAAGATAAATGGTCATTGCTTCTCATCTGATTGTTTCTAAGGCTTTGTaagattattaattttttttccatgTTTCCTATAGtctatttcatattttttttgtcttaaaaattgtatattttttatGCATAAGTTCTCAGATGTGGTAGTGAAACCTAAAAAAATGGAGGGTGGGAGAAAATAGCACATAGAATTCAGAAAAGTGAAATGATTTATTGTTCTTTACACACTTTGAATCATCAAACAAAAATGAGCCCTTAAATTTATAGGTGATGTTTATGCCCCTTTCATAAATGCCCAATTACAACTGTCATCGAAAGCTTTTGCTCTTGATGGTTActataatttaatgtttctattGTGTAGGAATTTTGGTACAATAGCAGACTAGCAGTATAAAGGCCTTGGCATATTTGCATCTACAGTTAGTATCCCTTTGCATAAAGAGTTTTATTAGATATATTTGAGTGTCAAGTAAACAGAAATCCAACTCAAGTggcaaaattgattttttttttaaaatcattaaTTAGATAAAATCATATAGGTGTGCCAGTTTTATATGTGTGTCTTTGTTTTCTCATACCCAATAGCAAGTGTCCTGATTTTTTGCTCTTGGTGAATTCCACAATTTGAGTGCTTTTGTTGTGTAGGAATTTTGGGACAGTAGCTGTAACAAGGTCATTGAATATACAATTGAAGTATCCTTCAAAGGGCTTTATTAGGTCTATTCAAATGGCAAATATCCATGGCTTTAAGTCAACTGGCAACAGTGGCTCAAGAGGTGGATTGATTGTTCTAGAAGGCTTAGATCGTTGTGGGAAAACAACAGTCTAGTAGTCTACACAAGTACTTGGAAGGATTGGGGCATTCAGCTGAATTATGGCAATTCCCAGACAGAACAACAAGTGTGGGGCAAATGATATCATCCTATCTTTTCAATGAATCTCAACTTGATGATCATGCTATACATCTTCTTTTCAGTGCCAACCGTTGGGAGAAGAGGTTAGCTATGTCATTCTAAATTTTTTATATGCATTGGAGTTCATTATTGCTTTATGGTTGATTTAGATAACGAATAatttttttcttctgtttattTAGCCTTTTGTATTATTTATTGGTTCTTGAAACAAAAATTGGCTGAGTTCATATCTGTAACTGGTTTAATGTGGTGatggatgatatgttgatttaaCAAAAGTCATGGCACTGCTCTTATCTTTCAGATTATTCAGAGGGTAAAGACAGTCCAAATGGATGGCTAGTGGTGAAATAGTAAACTATTTGTTGAATATTTggtttgttaaataaaaaaaatatattcagaTTATCTTCCTATCATTGCTGTTGTGATAAATGTTGGACTTTTCATTAAAACCATATTGTATGACAGAAGCAAACGTGggatttttgaaaaattcctGTTCTTTGCAGATCCTTGATGGAAAGTAAATTGAAATCTGGAACCACCATCATTGTTGACCGGTATTCTTATTCTGGGGTGGCTTTCTCTTCTGCCAAAGGACTAGATTTTGAGTGGTGTAAGGTGAAGATATGCTTAGTTGTTTTTATAAACAATTGCTTGTATTTAATTTCTAACAAACCAGATCATCTTTGTAGGCTCCAGAAAAAGGGTTATTGGCTCCAGATCTTGTAGTATATCTTAATATACCACCAGAGGTAATTAAGTTATATAATTTTCAGGCTAGTATGTAAATTCATGAATGTACCAATTTTGGTTACTGCCAATTTTGAggttataatttttttacaatgAATGATACATGGTTTTGGACCATTTACACAATCTAGATACAAAGTTCTCCCTGATGTTCAATCTGccttattttaagttttaaacctCCAGGAAGACCTTTAATTGTAGTTTCTCACATGGTGAAAAGGCATCtatatcttttcttttttttggtCTAAACTTTGTGCTCAACTGCGACATTACATTATGATTCTCAGAAAGTCGCAGAAAGAGGAGGATATGGAGGAGAGAGGTATTAGCAGCTGGAGTTTCAGAAGAAAGCTAGGCAATGTTACAAGGCTCTCCATGATGCTTCTTGGAAGGTAATTTTGTGTTTCGTTTGGTGACAAGTAATAAAGCATAATGCAACTTTAAAAgtcatctttttttttaatattgat
It encodes the following:
- the LOC133801213 gene encoding uncharacterized protein LOC133801213, yielding MNCLIQCVFIYCRRATIANYEVLSFDSFFEVFHIFVTKLPSWLVDGNRISTKIKSASSNHDLERINWKSYPARACPNCEFVIDNNEEFWDSSCNKVIEYTIEVSFKGLY